From the Ferrigenium kumadai genome, one window contains:
- a CDS encoding Hsp20/alpha crystallin family protein: protein MANLTRFDPFSEMTRFEPFRDMNDMMKGFMMRPMLREMSMEPQIKMEVSEVEGAYKVKAEIPGVKKEDIHVSIEGNRVSISAEVKQEKEEKEGERLICCERSYGKTFRSFTLDHEVDEASAQAKYNDGVLEIMLPKKSGGGVKELTVS from the coding sequence ATGGCCAACCTCACCCGTTTCGACCCGTTCAGCGAGATGACGCGTTTCGAGCCCTTCAGAGATATGAATGACATGATGAAGGGATTCATGATGCGGCCCATGCTCCGCGAAATGAGCATGGAGCCCCAGATAAAAATGGAAGTGTCGGAAGTGGAGGGCGCTTACAAGGTCAAGGCGGAGATTCCCGGGGTGAAGAAGGAAGACATCCATGTGTCCATCGAGGGAAACCGGGTTTCCATCAGCGCCGAGGTCAAGCAGGAAAAGGAAGAGAAGGAGGGCGAGCGGCTGATCTGCTGCGAGCGCAGCTATGGCAAGACCTTCCGCAGCTTCACCCTCGACCACGAAGTCGACGAGGCCTCAGCCCAGGCGAAATATAACGATGGGGTGCTGGAGATCATGTTGCCCAAGAAGTCCGGGGGTGGCGTCAAGGAACTCACCGTTTCGTGA
- a CDS encoding class I SAM-dependent methyltransferase, which produces MKADYGLFNRGGLFATDRLTFRRGGHLDNGAIERAYRRYARFYDLFFGAIFQPGRKAIVERMACAPGERILEVGVGTGLSLPLYPKDVTVTGIDISRDMLAQAHARKIREQLDNVVSLSLMDAEEMAFEDNSFDRVVAMHVASVVPHPERLVAEMRRVCKPNGHLFFVNHSHSSNPVVGGIESLLVPLSRQLGFHPDFSLEHFLDETGLVAMSTQPVDLLDFCTMVEVRNNKKFKAVSLAKVMATSHGQDGWAG; this is translated from the coding sequence ATGAAGGCCGATTATGGCTTGTTCAATCGTGGCGGTCTGTTTGCGACTGACCGCCTGACCTTCCGGCGAGGTGGCCACTTGGATAACGGCGCCATAGAGCGTGCCTACCGGCGGTATGCGCGATTCTACGATCTCTTCTTCGGGGCGATCTTCCAGCCCGGGCGCAAGGCCATCGTCGAGCGCATGGCCTGTGCGCCGGGAGAGCGGATCCTTGAAGTCGGTGTCGGTACGGGCCTTTCCCTGCCGCTGTATCCCAAGGATGTAACGGTCACCGGGATCGATATTTCCCGTGACATGCTGGCCCAGGCTCATGCCAGGAAAATACGAGAGCAACTGGATAACGTGGTGTCGTTGTCCCTGATGGATGCCGAGGAGATGGCGTTCGAGGACAACAGCTTCGACAGGGTGGTTGCCATGCATGTCGCATCCGTCGTGCCGCATCCGGAACGGCTGGTAGCCGAGATGCGCAGGGTATGCAAACCCAATGGCCATCTGTTTTTTGTGAATCACTCCCACAGCAGCAATCCTGTGGTGGGCGGTATCGAGAGCCTGCTTGTGCCGTTGTCCAGGCAGCTTGGATTCCATCCGGATTTTTCACTGGAGCATTTTCTGGACGAAACCGGCTTGGTGGCGATGAGCACCCAACCTGTGGACCTGCTCGATTTTTGCACCATGGTCGAGGTCAGGAACAACAAGAAATTCAAGGCGGTGTCCCTGGCTAAAGTCATGGCGACATCTCATGGACAAGACGGCTGGGCGGGATGA